A DNA window from Inquilinus sp. Marseille-Q2685 contains the following coding sequences:
- a CDS encoding transporter substrate-binding domain-containing protein, which produces MGGTTSARYLGAANIQPVTFANAEDAYRALIDDRVDAVVYDAPVLQYIAAHEGLGRAGLVGPIFQPEDYGFVFRNDSDLRRDVDAALLSMRQDGSYEELRERWFGKS; this is translated from the coding sequence GTGGGCGGCACCACCTCGGCCCGCTATCTCGGCGCCGCCAACATCCAGCCCGTAACCTTCGCGAATGCGGAGGACGCGTACCGGGCCCTGATCGACGACCGGGTCGACGCCGTCGTCTACGACGCGCCGGTGCTGCAATACATCGCCGCGCATGAGGGGCTCGGGCGCGCCGGCCTCGTCGGCCCGATCTTCCAGCCGGAGGATTACGGCTTCGTCTTCCGCAACGACAGCGACCTGCGCCGCGACGTCGACGCCGCCCTGCTGTCGATGCGCCAGGACGGCAGCTACGAGGAGCTGCGCGAACGCTGGTTCGGCAAGTCGTAG
- a CDS encoding DUF1127 domain-containing protein — protein sequence MTAPTPAARIDAAADTETVHRAAGWITAIASRLTAPMTRTARARRSGDALARFNDHMLQDIGLTRSDAVHTVLFGRCQPAETAKDPRS from the coding sequence ATGACTGCCCCCACTCCGGCAGCGCGCATCGATGCGGCTGCCGATACCGAGACTGTACACCGCGCAGCGGGCTGGATCACGGCGATTGCGAGCCGGCTCACCGCTCCCATGACCCGGACGGCACGGGCGCGGCGCTCCGGCGACGCCCTGGCGCGGTTCAACGATCACATGCTGCAGGACATCGGCCTGACCCGAAGCGACGCCGTCCACACCGTTCTCTTCGGCCGCTGCCAACCTGCCGAAACGGCCAAGGATCCCCGATCATGA
- a CDS encoding calcium-binding protein, with protein MATIFGTENYDLMEGTPDYDHYWGRGGDDDLSGGGGNDVLWGDDGDDDLDGGDGNDTLEGDDGDDDLDGGHGNDVLEGGDGDDDMIGGVGKDRLKADDGDDDLEGGAGDDTLLGGDGGDVLEGGDGNDVLNGGRDADLLFGSTGFDTASYDHSQQPVSINLGTGAASGGDAAGDYFSSIENLFGSIFADVLIGDNGANRLSGSLGNDVLQGGVGADILYGGDGVDTVVYSEGTVGVTVNLLTGIASGGNAQGDGIALVENVEGSQGGDTITGTADANVLWGLAGDDILVGRGGDDRLEGGDGTDRADYAASGAGVTIDLGLDLAIGGDAEGDGFGSIENLSGSGFGDSLTGTAGANTLAGAGGGDTLRGGAGGDRLDGGAGIDTVTYTESNIGVVISLPAMQVSGGNAQGDVLIGIENLLGSGGADSLTGDGLANVLNGWAGKDQLTGGGGADRFTFHAVTHSAVGDAADRVADFSRTQGDRIDLSTIDANTTQAGNQGFSFIGTANYSGTAGQLRYQQSADGTTTVVAGDVNGDGASDFQIRCAGTIAFASADFVL; from the coding sequence ATGGCGACCATATTCGGCACGGAAAACTACGACCTGATGGAGGGAACCCCCGACTACGACCACTATTGGGGTCGTGGCGGCGACGACGACCTCTCCGGCGGGGGCGGCAACGACGTGCTGTGGGGCGATGACGGCGACGACGACCTCGACGGCGGCGACGGCAACGACACTCTCGAAGGCGACGACGGCGACGACGACCTCGACGGCGGCCACGGCAACGACGTTCTCGAAGGCGGGGACGGCGACGACGACATGATCGGCGGCGTCGGCAAGGACCGGCTGAAGGCTGATGACGGGGACGACGACCTCGAAGGGGGCGCCGGCGACGACACGCTCCTCGGCGGCGACGGCGGCGACGTGCTGGAAGGCGGCGACGGGAACGACGTGCTCAACGGCGGGCGCGACGCCGACCTGCTGTTCGGCTCCACCGGCTTCGACACCGCGTCCTACGACCACAGCCAACAGCCCGTCAGCATCAATCTCGGCACCGGCGCCGCATCCGGGGGCGATGCTGCGGGCGACTACTTCTCGTCGATCGAGAACCTCTTCGGATCGATCTTCGCCGACGTGCTGATCGGCGACAACGGCGCCAACCGGCTGAGCGGCAGCCTCGGCAACGACGTGCTGCAAGGTGGGGTCGGCGCCGACATCCTCTACGGCGGCGATGGGGTCGACACGGTCGTCTATTCGGAGGGAACCGTCGGCGTCACCGTCAACCTGCTGACGGGGATCGCCTCCGGCGGCAACGCCCAGGGCGACGGCATCGCGCTGGTCGAGAATGTCGAGGGCAGCCAGGGCGGGGACACGATCACCGGCACTGCCGACGCCAATGTGCTGTGGGGGCTCGCCGGGGACGACATACTCGTCGGGCGTGGCGGGGATGATCGGCTGGAGGGCGGCGACGGCACCGACCGGGCCGACTACGCGGCCTCCGGCGCCGGCGTCACCATCGACCTGGGGCTCGACCTCGCGATCGGCGGCGACGCCGAGGGCGACGGCTTCGGCTCGATCGAGAACCTGTCCGGCAGCGGCTTCGGTGATTCGCTCACCGGCACCGCGGGGGCCAACACCCTGGCCGGCGCAGGCGGCGGTGACACGCTGCGCGGCGGCGCCGGCGGCGACCGGCTGGACGGCGGCGCCGGCATCGATACGGTGACCTATACCGAGTCCAACATCGGCGTGGTGATCAGCCTGCCGGCGATGCAGGTGTCCGGCGGCAACGCCCAGGGCGACGTCCTGATCGGAATCGAGAACCTGCTCGGCTCGGGCGGCGCCGACAGCCTGACCGGCGACGGCCTGGCCAATGTGCTGAACGGCTGGGCCGGCAAGGATCAACTGACCGGCGGCGGCGGCGCCGACCGGTTCACCTTCCATGCCGTCACCCATTCCGCGGTCGGCGACGCGGCCGACCGGGTTGCCGACTTCAGCCGGACCCAGGGCGACCGGATCGATCTGTCGACGATCGACGCCAATACCACACAGGCCGGCAACCAGGGATTCAGCTTCATCGGAACGGCGAACTACTCCGGCACGGCAGGGCAGCTCCGCTACCAGCAGTCCGCCGACGGCACCACCACCGTCGTCGCCGGCGACGTGAACGGCGACGGCGCGTCCGACTTCCAGATCCGCTGCGCCGGCACCATCGCCTTCGCCAGTGCCGACTTCGTCCTGTGA
- a CDS encoding class I SAM-dependent methyltransferase encodes MTLDMTKLEPLLGMMVNELGAAANAALVLTGEKLGFYKALAGGEPVTPAELAEKTGTHERYVREWLSAQAASGFVTYDARSGRFTLSPEQAAVLADDDSPVYMGGGFTSLAAVFADEPKLTAAFRTGKGVGWGEHCNCLFCGTERFFRPGYKAHLLSEWLPALDGVVGKLERGARVADVGCGHGASTVIMAEAFPNSEFVGIDFHEPSVLCARDNAKNLGNVRFEVARAQDYAGSGYDLVTIFDALHDMGDPAGAAAHVRRTLRPDGTLMLVEPRAGDTLADNLNPIGRVYYAFSASICVPASLGQEVGTALGAQAGEKRLAEVVCRGGGFSRIRRAAETPFNMILEARP; translated from the coding sequence ATGACTCTGGACATGACGAAGCTCGAGCCGCTGCTCGGGATGATGGTGAACGAGCTCGGCGCGGCGGCGAACGCCGCGCTGGTGCTGACCGGCGAAAAGCTCGGCTTCTACAAGGCCCTGGCCGGCGGCGAGCCGGTCACCCCGGCCGAGCTTGCCGAGAAGACCGGCACGCATGAGCGCTACGTGCGCGAATGGCTGTCTGCCCAGGCCGCCTCCGGCTTCGTGACCTATGATGCCCGGTCGGGACGGTTCACGCTGTCGCCCGAGCAGGCGGCCGTGCTCGCCGACGACGACAGCCCGGTCTATATGGGCGGCGGGTTCACGTCGCTCGCGGCCGTCTTCGCCGATGAGCCGAAGCTGACCGCGGCCTTCAGGACCGGCAAGGGCGTCGGCTGGGGCGAGCATTGCAACTGCCTGTTCTGCGGCACCGAGCGGTTCTTCCGCCCGGGCTACAAGGCCCATCTCCTGTCGGAATGGCTGCCTGCCCTCGACGGCGTCGTCGGGAAGCTGGAGCGCGGCGCCAGGGTCGCGGATGTCGGGTGCGGGCACGGCGCCTCGACCGTCATCATGGCCGAGGCGTTCCCGAATTCGGAGTTCGTCGGGATCGACTTCCATGAGCCCTCGGTCCTGTGCGCCAGAGACAATGCCAAGAACCTCGGCAATGTCCGGTTCGAGGTCGCCCGTGCCCAGGACTATGCGGGATCGGGCTACGACTTGGTCACGATCTTCGATGCGCTGCACGACATGGGCGACCCCGCCGGGGCAGCCGCGCATGTGCGGCGGACATTGCGGCCCGACGGCACCCTGATGCTCGTGGAGCCGAGGGCCGGCGACACCCTGGCCGACAACCTCAACCCGATCGGGCGCGTCTACTACGCCTTCTCGGCGAGCATCTGCGTCCCGGCATCGCTGGGGCAGGAGGTCGGGACGGCCCTGGGTGCGCAGGCAGGGGAGAAGCGGCTGGCCGAGGTCGTCTGCCGGGGCGGCGGATTCTCGCGGATCCGCCGGGCGGCCGAGACGCCCTTCAACATGATCCTGGAAGCGCGTCCGTGA
- a CDS encoding calcium-binding protein, producing MADVQGTVLPDAIITGDIVTVIPPGYNVIETATDGDDFISALNGDDLVMSGDGDDQVLAGNGDDEVFTGDGDDWAYGGLGFDSLHGGDGNDTLIGGAGDDYAYGGAHDDQIEGGNGIDRLIGQAGNDRLSGDEDADYLYGGFGADIALYYGSFAGVTVDLVTGRGLGGAAEGDWLFEIEGITGSGYDDALRGDAGSNALSGSYGDDVLTGRGGGDRLDGGNGTDRADYAASGAAVTVDLATGLATGGDAGGDSFVSIEDVGGSGFGDSLTGTAGANILSGAGGNDTLRGGAGGDRLDGGAGIDTVTYTESGIGVVISLPAVQVSGGNAQGDVLIGIENLHGSGGADSLTGDGLANVLNGWAGKDQLTGGGGADRFTFHAVTHSAVGDAADRVADFSRTQGDRIDLSTIDANTTQAGNQGFSFIGTANYSGTAGQLRYQQSADGTTTVVAGDVNGDGASDFQIRCAGAIAFTATDFVL from the coding sequence ATGGCAGACGTGCAGGGCACCGTCCTTCCGGACGCGATCATCACCGGGGATATCGTCACCGTGATCCCGCCCGGCTACAACGTCATCGAGACCGCGACCGATGGCGACGACTTCATCAGCGCCCTGAACGGCGACGACCTCGTCATGTCGGGCGACGGCGACGATCAGGTCCTTGCCGGCAATGGCGACGACGAGGTCTTTACCGGCGACGGCGACGACTGGGCCTATGGCGGCCTGGGCTTCGACTCCCTGCACGGCGGGGACGGTAACGACACCCTCATCGGCGGAGCAGGGGACGACTACGCCTATGGCGGCGCCCACGACGACCAAATCGAGGGCGGCAACGGGATCGACCGCCTGATCGGCCAGGCGGGCAACGATCGGCTCAGCGGCGACGAGGACGCCGACTATCTCTATGGCGGATTCGGCGCGGACATCGCCCTGTATTACGGATCCTTCGCCGGGGTCACTGTCGACCTCGTGACCGGGCGTGGCCTCGGCGGGGCCGCCGAGGGCGACTGGCTGTTCGAGATCGAGGGCATCACCGGCAGCGGCTATGACGACGCGCTGCGCGGCGACGCGGGGAGCAACGCGCTGAGCGGCTCGTACGGGGACGACGTCCTGACCGGACGCGGCGGCGGCGACCGGCTGGACGGCGGCAACGGCACCGACCGGGCCGACTACGCGGCCTCCGGCGCAGCCGTCACGGTCGACCTGGCGACCGGACTCGCGACCGGCGGCGACGCCGGCGGCGACAGCTTCGTCTCGATCGAGGATGTGGGCGGCAGCGGCTTCGGCGATTCGCTTACCGGCACCGCGGGGGCCAACATCCTGAGCGGCGCAGGCGGCAACGACACGCTGCGCGGCGGCGCCGGCGGCGACCGGCTGGACGGCGGCGCCGGCATCGACACCGTGACCTATACCGAGTCCGGCATCGGCGTGGTGATCAGCCTGCCGGCGGTGCAGGTCTCCGGCGGCAACGCCCAGGGCGACGTCCTGATCGGAATCGAGAATCTGCACGGCTCGGGCGGCGCCGACAGCCTGACCGGCGACGGCCTGGCCAATGTGCTGAACGGCTGGGCCGGCAAGGATCAACTGACCGGCGGCGGCGGCGCCGACCGGTTCACCTTCCATGCCGTCACCCATTCCGCGGTCGGCGACGCGGCCGACCGGGTTGCCGACTTCAGCCGGACCCAGGGCGACCGGATCGATCTGTCGACGATCGACGCCAATACCACACAGGCCGGCAACCAGGGATTCAGCTTCATCGGAACGGCGAACTACTCCGGCACGGCAGGGCAGCTCCGCTACCAGCAGTCCGCCGATGGCACCACCACCGTCGTCGCCGGCGACGTGAACGGCGACGGCGCGTCCGACTTCCAGATCCGCTGCGCCGGCGCCATCGCCTTCACCGCCACAGACTTCGTCCTGTAG
- a CDS encoding LysR substrate-binding domain-containing protein, producing the protein MRRPLPLNAIRAFEAATRCRSFVAAASELGVSPAAVSHHIRALEARLGVALFRRSGRGIAPTEPGLRFARIVGDAFAAIDTGLAALAEEAGEARLRLDVDPSFVARWLMPRLGAFRQAHPAIAIEVEAAAGPPRADGGFDFAIRYGASSWPGFEAEPLVRPNAFPVCAPSVAFHLSAPSDLGTQTLLHDDSPGLWAAWLDLAGVGALDATVLRFSDLSHALDAAAMGMGVALGDDVTCAAELAQGRLVRPFPQSVPSDWFQLLMPAGRRLSTAAGTFRAWLLAEMPEPP; encoded by the coding sequence ATGCGCCGACCGCTGCCGCTCAACGCCATCCGCGCTTTCGAAGCCGCCACCCGGTGCCGCAGCTTCGTCGCCGCGGCGTCGGAGCTCGGGGTCAGCCCGGCCGCGGTCAGCCACCACATCCGCGCGCTCGAGGCTCGGCTCGGCGTCGCGCTGTTCCGGCGGAGCGGCCGCGGCATCGCGCCGACCGAGCCCGGCCTGCGCTTCGCCCGCATCGTCGGCGACGCCTTCGCGGCGATCGACACCGGGCTCGCGGCGCTGGCCGAGGAGGCGGGCGAGGCGCGGCTGCGGCTCGACGTCGACCCGTCCTTCGTCGCCCGCTGGCTGATGCCGCGGCTCGGCGCCTTCCGGCAGGCGCATCCGGCGATCGCGATCGAGGTCGAAGCCGCCGCCGGCCCGCCCCGCGCCGATGGCGGCTTCGACTTCGCCATCCGCTACGGCGCCTCGTCCTGGCCCGGCTTCGAGGCCGAGCCCCTGGTCCGGCCCAACGCCTTTCCGGTCTGTGCGCCGTCGGTCGCGTTCCACCTGTCCGCCCCCTCCGACCTCGGGACCCAGACCCTGCTGCACGACGACAGCCCCGGCCTGTGGGCCGCCTGGCTGGATCTCGCCGGCGTCGGTGCGCTCGATGCGACGGTGCTGCGTTTCAGCGACCTGTCGCACGCCCTCGACGCGGCGGCGATGGGGATGGGGGTGGCGCTGGGCGACGACGTCACCTGCGCCGCGGAGCTCGCGCAGGGCCGCCTGGTCCGGCCGTTCCCGCAGAGCGTGCCGAGCGACTGGTTCCAGCTCCTGATGCCGGCCGGGCGCCGGCTCTCGACGGCGGCCGGCACCTTTCGCGCCTGGCTTCTGGCCGAAATGCCGGAGCCGCCGTAG
- a CDS encoding homocysteine S-methyltransferase family protein: MTQYRSCLPQLQGGLFLTDGGIETTLIFHEGLELPHFAAFDLLKDEAGRTALRHYYARYIEIARRDGTGFVLESPTWRASPDWGRKLGYSDEQLDQANRDAVALMQELRRQFEIRRTPMVVSGCVGPRGDGYDPGQVMSPEEAAGYHGRQIRTFGQAGVDMVTAITMTNANEAIGVTRAAQEAGLPVAVSFTLETDGRLPTGQGLKEAVEEVDAATSGGPAYYMINCAHPTHFEETLSAGGAWTERVRGLRANASRRSHQELNDAPDLDDGDPVELGRQYGDLLRRHPQINVLGGCCGTDHRHVEQIGAACRAFA; the protein is encoded by the coding sequence ATGACCCAGTACAGATCCTGCCTGCCCCAGCTTCAGGGCGGGCTGTTCCTCACCGATGGCGGCATCGAGACGACCCTGATCTTTCACGAAGGGCTGGAGCTGCCCCATTTCGCCGCGTTCGATCTGCTGAAGGACGAAGCCGGCCGGACCGCGCTGCGCCATTACTATGCGCGCTACATCGAGATCGCGCGGAGGGACGGCACCGGCTTCGTCCTGGAGAGCCCGACCTGGCGCGCCAGCCCGGACTGGGGCCGGAAGCTCGGCTACTCCGACGAGCAGCTGGACCAGGCCAACCGGGACGCGGTCGCGCTGATGCAGGAGCTGCGCCGTCAGTTCGAGATCCGGCGCACGCCGATGGTCGTCAGCGGCTGCGTCGGCCCGCGCGGCGACGGCTACGATCCGGGCCAGGTGATGAGCCCGGAGGAAGCCGCCGGCTATCACGGACGGCAGATCCGCACCTTCGGCCAGGCCGGGGTCGACATGGTGACCGCCATCACCATGACCAATGCGAACGAGGCCATCGGCGTGACGCGCGCCGCGCAGGAGGCCGGCCTGCCCGTGGCCGTCTCCTTCACCCTCGAGACCGACGGCAGGCTGCCGACGGGCCAGGGCCTGAAGGAGGCCGTCGAGGAGGTGGACGCGGCGACCTCCGGCGGGCCCGCCTACTACATGATCAATTGCGCCCATCCGACCCATTTCGAGGAAACGCTTTCCGCCGGAGGCGCCTGGACCGAGCGCGTGCGGGGCCTGCGCGCGAACGCCTCCCGCCGCAGCCATCAGGAGCTCAACGACGCGCCCGATCTCGACGATGGCGATCCGGTGGAGCTCGGGCGGCAATACGGCGACCTGCTGAGGCGCCATCCGCAGATCAACGTGCTCGGCGGCTGCTGCGGCACCGACCATCGCCATGTCGAGCAGATCGGCGCGGCCTGCCGGGCGTTCGCCTGA
- a CDS encoding AraC family transcriptional regulator, which translates to MKRGLPRVNDRPAGSIDRPTGAGGPDGSADPLSEVLRAVRLTGGVFLDARFTAPWCVLSKIDPEDCRPFLAEPRQVIGYHYVVAGRMLVGVDGQDPVEVRAGETVLLPRNDPHLLCSSIGLKPVYGHDLIQAEDTDGMLRIVHGGGGEATHIICGFLGSDQDRNPLIATLPRILKVDTGRARSSEWIESSLRFAIRGLQRGEVGTSTVMSRLSELMFVEAVRSYAATLPPGQRGWLAGIRDPFVGRALALVHGSLDRRCTAESLARDVALSRSAFAERFTALVGMPPKRYLTFWRMQAARDKLREGRQPIAQVAYEVGYEAEAAFIRAFKREFGVPPATWRRQAQSAGS; encoded by the coding sequence ATGAAGCGCGGCCTGCCCAGGGTGAATGATCGACCCGCCGGATCGATTGACCGTCCGACCGGCGCCGGCGGGCCGGACGGCTCCGCCGACCCGTTGTCGGAGGTGCTGCGTGCCGTGCGGCTGACCGGAGGGGTGTTCCTCGACGCGCGCTTCACCGCGCCCTGGTGCGTGTTGTCGAAGATCGATCCCGAGGATTGCCGGCCGTTCCTCGCCGAACCCCGCCAGGTGATCGGCTACCACTACGTTGTGGCGGGCCGGATGCTCGTGGGGGTCGACGGGCAGGACCCGGTGGAGGTCCGCGCGGGCGAGACGGTGCTGCTGCCCCGCAACGATCCGCATCTGCTCTGCAGTTCGATCGGGCTGAAGCCGGTCTACGGCCATGATCTCATCCAGGCCGAGGACACGGACGGCATGCTGCGGATCGTCCATGGCGGCGGCGGCGAAGCCACCCACATCATCTGCGGGTTCCTGGGCAGCGATCAGGACAGGAACCCGCTGATCGCGACCCTGCCGCGGATCCTGAAGGTCGACACGGGCCGGGCACGATCGAGCGAGTGGATCGAATCCTCGCTGCGGTTTGCCATCCGGGGCCTGCAGCGGGGCGAGGTCGGCACGTCGACGGTGATGTCGCGCCTGTCGGAGCTGATGTTCGTGGAGGCGGTGCGCAGCTATGCGGCGACGCTGCCGCCCGGGCAGCGCGGCTGGCTCGCCGGCATCCGCGACCCGTTCGTCGGGCGGGCTCTGGCCCTGGTGCATGGCAGCCTCGACCGCCGCTGCACGGCGGAGAGCCTGGCCAGGGACGTCGCGCTGTCCCGCTCGGCCTTCGCCGAACGGTTCACGGCGCTCGTGGGCATGCCGCCGAAGCGCTATCTCACCTTCTGGCGCATGCAGGCCGCCAGGGACAAGCTGCGCGAGGGGCGCCAGCCGATCGCGCAGGTCGCCTATGAGGTGGGATACGAGGCGGAGGCCGCCTTCATCCGCGCCTTCAAGCGGGAGTTCGGCGTTCCCCCCGCGACCTGGCGCAGGCAGGCGCAGTCGGCCGGGAGTTAG
- a CDS encoding transporter substrate-binding domain-containing protein, producing the protein MAAALAATVLPAAAQAPQRVVPVAVRGVPPMGGETHGQLSGVSVDLWNAIASRRHWTTEFTVVPSVQAQLAAVSGREADVGVGAISITADRITDYDFSQPILNAGLGILTRSERPGREATAFGSLLHLLLSPAVLVWLGIAGLLTIIPAHIVWFVERGQPDGLIGTRRYFPGIFQAFFWGLGTLATQADAMPRHWLSRGVAVLWMFTGVVFVAFYTATLTASLTVQQIRQAINGPGDLPGKTVGTVGGTTSARYLGAANIQPVTFANAEDAYRALIDDRVDAVVYDAPVLQYIAAHEGLGRAGLVGPIFQPEDYGFVFRNDSDLRRDVDAALLSMRQDGSYEELRERWFGKS; encoded by the coding sequence ATGGCGGCCGCGCTGGCGGCGACGGTCCTGCCGGCCGCGGCGCAGGCGCCGCAGCGGGTGGTGCCCGTGGCGGTGCGGGGGGTCCCGCCGATGGGGGGGGAGACCCACGGCCAGCTCAGCGGCGTCAGCGTCGATCTCTGGAACGCGATCGCCAGCCGCCGCCACTGGACCACCGAGTTCACGGTGGTGCCCAGCGTCCAGGCCCAGCTCGCCGCCGTGTCCGGCCGCGAGGCCGATGTCGGCGTCGGCGCGATCTCGATCACCGCCGACCGCATCACCGACTACGATTTCTCGCAGCCGATCCTGAATGCCGGGCTCGGCATCCTGACGCGCAGCGAGCGGCCGGGGCGCGAGGCCACCGCCTTCGGCAGCCTGCTGCATCTGCTGCTGTCGCCCGCGGTGCTGGTCTGGCTCGGCATCGCCGGGCTGCTGACGATCATCCCGGCGCACATCGTCTGGTTCGTCGAACGCGGCCAGCCGGACGGCCTGATCGGCACGAGGCGCTATTTCCCCGGGATCTTCCAGGCCTTCTTCTGGGGGCTCGGCACCCTGGCCACCCAGGCGGATGCGATGCCGCGCCACTGGCTGTCCCGCGGCGTCGCGGTGCTGTGGATGTTCACCGGCGTGGTCTTCGTCGCCTTCTACACGGCGACGCTGACGGCGAGCCTGACGGTCCAGCAGATCCGGCAGGCGATCAACGGCCCCGGCGACCTGCCGGGCAAGACGGTCGGCACCGTGGGCGGCACCACCTCGGCCCGCTATCTCGGCGCCGCCAACATCCAGCCCGTGACCTTCGCGAATGCGGAGGACGCGTACCGGGCCCTGATCGACGACCGGGTCGACGCCGTCGTCTACGACGCGCCGGTGCTGCAATACATCGCCGCGCATGAGGGGCTCGGGCGCGCCGGCCTCGTCGGCCCGATCTTCCAGCCGGAGGATTACGGCTTCGTCTTCCGCAACGACAGCGACCTGCGCCGCGACGTCGACGCCGCCCTGCTGTCGATGCGCCAGGACGGCAGCTACGAGGAGCTGCGCGAACGCTGGTTCGGCAAGTCGTAG
- a CDS encoding beta-propeller fold lactonase family protein produces the protein MASSFTAFGTAPAAAGTFVYVSNADDGDIDGYALDQASGALTPLGRTPAGPKVMPMTVSPDRRHLYAVVRSEPFAVLTYAIDPASGALRQEATAPLPDSMAYVSTDATGRVLFTASYGGDKVAASPIGADGLVKAEAGQVIPTGRNAHAIRADRSNRFVYATNLGSDQIVQFRFDAATGRLTPNDPPAVEVAAGNGPRHPVLSPDDRHLYVLCELSGNVLHFAVDQDKGTLTLRDSTGTVPPEAGLVPGLPPGAPPATDGKARIWAADLQATPDGRFLYATERTTSRIALLSIDPGTGKPAYVGNYATETQPRGIRVDGSGSWLVATGEKSDRLSVYRIDKADGALTPVGRYPVGRGANWVEIVEVPRRRGGSGDQADGALRRTPDKKAGAASRTRPPRRIRRAIPAGSRCNKDISRRAAGCQLFGISLIEMLMKPGPLTTPS, from the coding sequence ATGGCGTCATCGTTCACCGCCTTCGGCACGGCGCCGGCGGCCGCCGGGACCTTCGTCTACGTCTCCAACGCCGATGACGGGGACATCGACGGCTATGCCCTGGACCAGGCCTCCGGCGCGCTGACGCCGCTCGGCAGGACCCCGGCCGGGCCGAAGGTGATGCCGATGACGGTCAGCCCGGACAGACGGCACCTCTATGCCGTGGTCCGGTCGGAGCCCTTCGCGGTCCTGACCTATGCCATCGATCCCGCCAGCGGCGCGCTGCGGCAGGAGGCGACGGCGCCGCTGCCCGACAGCATGGCCTATGTCTCGACCGACGCCACCGGCCGCGTCCTGTTCACCGCCTCCTATGGCGGCGACAAGGTGGCGGCGAGCCCGATCGGCGCGGACGGGCTGGTGAAGGCGGAAGCGGGCCAGGTGATCCCGACCGGCAGGAACGCCCATGCGATCCGCGCCGACCGCAGCAACCGCTTCGTCTATGCGACCAATCTCGGCAGCGACCAGATCGTCCAGTTCCGGTTCGACGCCGCGACCGGCCGGCTGACGCCGAACGATCCGCCGGCCGTCGAGGTGGCGGCCGGCAACGGCCCGCGCCATCCGGTCCTGTCGCCGGACGACAGGCACCTCTACGTGCTGTGCGAGCTGTCCGGCAACGTCCTGCATTTCGCGGTCGATCAGGACAAGGGGACGCTGACCCTGCGCGACAGCACCGGCACGGTGCCGCCGGAGGCCGGGCTGGTGCCTGGCCTGCCGCCGGGGGCGCCGCCCGCCACCGACGGCAAGGCGAGGATCTGGGCCGCGGACCTGCAGGCCACGCCCGACGGCCGCTTCCTCTACGCCACCGAGCGGACGACCAGCCGGATCGCGCTGCTGTCGATCGATCCCGGCACCGGCAAGCCGGCCTATGTCGGCAACTACGCCACGGAGACGCAGCCGCGCGGGATCCGGGTCGATGGGAGCGGGAGCTGGCTGGTGGCCACGGGCGAGAAGTCGGACCGGCTGTCGGTCTACCGGATCGACAAGGCAGACGGCGCCCTGACGCCGGTCGGCCGCTATCCGGTGGGCCGGGGCGCCAACTGGGTGGAGATCGTCGAGGTGCCGCGACGGCGGGGCGGCTCCGGCGATCAGGCTGACGGCGCGCTGCGACGCACACCGGACAAAAAAGCCGGGGCCGCGTCACGGACGCGACCCCCGAGGCGAATACGACGAGCGATCCCTGCCGGCTCACGGTGCAACAAGGATATCTCTCGGCGGGCCGCCGGCTGTCAGCTGTTCGGTATCTCGTTGATCGAGATGTTGATGAAGCCGGGTCCGTTGACGACGCCGTCCTGA